The DNA sequence ACCTGGAGCCTCGATGAGGGCGGGTCGTGCACCTCCATCCGAACCTCATCAGCTCTCGCCGCGGCCTACAGTGCGTCGCAGGTTAGTTCGTGGCGCCCATGAGATACCACTTAGGGCTGCTACCTTCCGGTCCTGACCCGGTTCGCAGGCTCACGCCGCACGAGGCCCACGTACGTAGACTGCTGGCGCTGACGCAAGAACTATGCCGGCCCTCGAGGAGGAATTCAATCCCGCTGTAGCGGGTTGCGGGTTACAGGGCACCGCTAGCTCCCCATCTAGCACGACCTTGGGGATGATCTTAGCCTGGGATGGGGGGTTTTGTCAAAACGTGGTGGCTGGCCGGCTGGGCTGGCTGAACTGGCTGGCCGGCTGGCCTATCGGTCGGCGCACCCCAACGCCTTGTTCATCCCATACGCATAGCGATTCAGGCTGCCAGGCCTGCGCTGAGCGGAGTCGAAGTGTTCCCCGGCTGCGGCACAATCGTATCCGCCTGGATGAAGCGGCCTAACACCGGGGTTCCTTCACTGCGTTCAGGACAGGCTTCATACCGGGCGCCGTAGAAGTAAAGCCCGATGCTGGCATCCTCCCTCTGGCCGGTGTAGCGGAAGCTGGTGGGCGTGCTGCCGCTGCTGTAGCGCGTCTCGCCCCAGGGCTTGTACAGCAGCTTGCCGGTCTCGTTGCTGTAGAGATCGGCCACCACGGCTGTGCTACCCAGGTCTGTCCTGAGCGAGGCCGAAGGATGATCCGTGAGCAGCAAAGAGACCGTCTCCGGCTCCCACATCGCCACCCTTCGGCAAGGCTCAGGGCAGGCCCGCACCCCGCCCGCCGCGTAATACTTCTTGAAGCGCGCCACTTCGATGTTGTCGTAGCTCACCACCGAGTTGTCCGTCCGCAGGGCCAGGTAACTCCCGCTCGTCGTCTGGGAGCGCAGATGAGCGAAAGCTGGCTTGGATTCGACGCTGCGCCGGCAACATTTCATCGACATTGGTCAGGGACTCGTGATTCTGGTCAGTGCACTTGGCCTTCGACCTTAGCTCGTGGCCCGGTTTCCGGGGTCAATTATACTGAGTTAGTATTTCAAAGGATTTTATTGCCCTAATCATCTCCAATGGTAGCCACCATGCCTGTAACAACACGTTGATTGCCTCTTATTTCATATTTTATTCCAATGGGGAATACTCTGTCACCATTAAGATCGTAGCTGCACCAGTAGTATGTGTGATTCAGACTTGGAATATAAGTCGGATTCTCACAGTCATATTCGTATTTCCCAAGCTTTGCTCTGACCTCTTCATGTGTACTCATACCCCTCTCGAACGATGACAGGATTGCTGGGAAAAAATCCGGCGCATAAACGATACGCCCTGGCTGACAACGTCGATCACCTGCCAATTCGAATTGTTTACAAACATCCTCTATGGTTTCACGATCGAGTGGGGTCGTATATTGGGAAAGATCGCCTTTTCGCATTCTAGCGATAGATATGGGTAAGCTACACCCGGCTAGTAGAGCTACTCCCAATAAAACCACAAGATATCTTTCGCATATTTGGATCATCACTATCTCCTATCCAGTCGAATATTCCTGGTTGCCCATGTAGCAAATTATGGTGAACCTCGCAATGACCCAAATGTCGATTCCAAATACTGCAAACGCCCTTTACTCCCTGGGCCGGAGGGGCCTAATTCGCGTCTAAGCGTATTCCCCAGTTCTGATGGAGAAGCAATGAGGCCATACGTGATTTGATAACCGATCTCCATTCCCGCCTCTGAAAGTACGTAATCTTGCCAACTGGTTCCAAAGCCATTATCCAGATTGACTGCACTTTGTACAACTTCATGAACTAAGTTAGCCCATTGCGACATTACTACCGTATTGAAGTCATTTATTAGCGGATTACCCGGTGTTGCTGTTTGAGCGATATAACCCCAAACATGGTATGGCTGATTGTGACGATCTTGAAAATCTTCGTGAAATCCTGTATCAAGAAAGTAGGCAGTGTTGCCAGAGCAGTCCCGAGGCTCTCGTCCAATACCGCCACAACCGCCAGCCATAATAGCGCTAAGCAACGCAAGAGTTCCGGTTTTCTCTGTCCCAATGAATATTTCTCCCATATTGGACAAATACCGACTCCAATCATGGTATGACTCAGAAGTAACATCTGAAATAATCGCCATTGCCTCTAAATCATCCACTCCTCCCATTTCCTCCGTTATACTTTGTGCCATCTGCTGCACAGTCACGGACCGACCAATGATGTAGTTTTGCGTCACCGGATGCATCAAAACGGAACAATTCGAGTCCACACAGTATGCATGCCCCGTGGGGTCGGTGTATTTGATTGGATTATTCTGGGTATAGCTGTACCTGTTCAAACTGCCAGGATTCCCCGGCTCCGGCACAATCGTATCCGCCTGGATGAAGCGGCCGAGCACGGGGTCGTACCATCGGCTGTTGTACCAGTACATGCCCATGTCGTTCTGCCTGCGCTGACCGGTGTAGCACCAAATCTGTCCGCGTGTGCTACCAATGGGTGGCGTGCTGCTTCGCCATTGGTAGCACACGCTGATCCTTTGACTTACATTCTGCGAATGTCGCTCAAGGCAGACTCCTGGCTGGTGCAGGTCTTTGGCGGTCGTCACGATAATGTCGATGACAATTGCGCTGGAAGAGCCGAGGTGGTCGTGAAGCATGAAGTGCAGACCGCATTCGTAGCGGCCGAATAGAGCTAAACATGACTACTGCGACTTTGGCTGACCATCTGTAACGATTGCTGACCAATCACCTGGCCAAGGACGCAGCGATTCAAGTATGTTTTTGCTTGCCGCTGGACTATTGTATAGAAAAGGCAAAACATCCTCAACTGATTCTCTTGGAGCGAAAAAGCTCATGCCACTTAACCCAGTTTGTTCATCGATCGACGGAGGACAGTTAGCTCGACAGAGTAAATACGCGCTCGCTTGGATGCCCAATATTGGATACCATAACTCTAGACTTAATGATCTGGCTTCGATTTCCTGTTGGTAAAGAGTATCGTAGAAAGACGGTGAACCGAAACAATTGATGAAGCTTCTACCGGTTGGATAAGGCTCTTCCCAGTAGATATCTATCCGAACAAGGCGATCTTCGTAGAAATTAGCGGCGTATTTTTTCCCGTCCTTTTGCCAGAAGTTAGTTCGGGAGCCTGCTGGATAAGCATTTTTGTACTCAATTTTGTCAATCCCATAATTTCCCCTGAGCCAATTTTCGAATTCCTCCATCGTCATTGCTCCAAAAGACAGTGTCTGCAGGTGTGGTTCCTGCAACCAGTCGCATGTTCGATCAATACTTCTGGGCGGCATTGTCGAAGGGGCGCATGCTGTTAGCGCACCAACTAACACCAGAATAGTAAGAAAGGAAGCGTTAGGCGGGCATCTAGTGAAAGTGCGATAACCCATCATCTTCCCCCTATCCAACGATCAATCAAGTTGGTTTGCAATGCGCTAATAGCTTGACGTGTTCTTGTTGATTCGTCTCCTTTGTAGGCCGTACCATAAACCCAGTCAGCGACAGCCTCAGCCCAATATTCTGCCCGTCCGCTTTGCCCATAAGCGGTTATTGTATCCATTTTGGGGAATCCAAAAGATAGGGAAAACCATGTGTCCTTTGCACCTCTTGCGGCATGCGAGGGAACTACACTGTTGAAATCGATGATATGAGCGATTTCGTGTACGACGGTCCCTTTGATGAAGCTTTCCTCTGCTGCAAATAGACTGTCATAAAACCAAATCGTGCTAAACAATGTGCAAGCCGAATGTGCAACAGAACAAGGCCCTGCTCCATTCCCCGAACGGATAAAGCGATTTCCGCCGCCTATTAACTGAGCAAGGCGTGCTGCCGATCCAATCTTGCGATAGAAATCGACCATTGCTTGTCCAACCAGTGTTTGCTGCGAAAGCGTCCATGAACCAGATAGCTCAATTTCAAACTCTGTAAAAAACTCCTGGGCAATACCCTCGTCATAGAATTCTATGGATGCTGTAAGCGTTGACCAATGATTTGTCCCTGCGTCCCACGTGTAGCCATGCGCCCGGTACCAACGATTCTTCCAGCACCATTCCGTTGAGCAGGGTGCGTTGTTTGGGTCTGGATCACCGGGATACTGCGGCGCATGACCTGAAGGATCCTGGAAAACGAT is a window from the Caldilineales bacterium genome containing:
- a CDS encoding RHS repeat-associated core domain-containing protein, encoding MSMKCCRRSVESKPAFAHLRSQTTSGSYLALRTDNSVVSYDNIEVARFKKYYAAGGVRACPEPCRRVAMWEPETVSLLLTDHPSASLRTDLGSTAVVADLYSNETGKLLYKPWGETRYSSGSTPTSFRYTGQREDASIGLYFYGARYEACPERSEGTPVLGRFIQADTIVPQPGNTSTPLSAGLAA
- a CDS encoding RHS repeat-associated core domain-containing protein, whose protein sequence is MLHDHLGSSSAIVIDIIVTTAKDLHQPGVCLERHSQNVSQRISVCYQWRSSTPPIGSTRGQIWCYTGQRRQNDMGMYWYNSRWYDPVLGRFIQADTIVPEPGNPGSLNRYSYTQNNPIKYTDPTGHAYCVDSNCSVLMHPVTQNYIIGRSVTVQQMAQSITEEMGGVDDLEAMAIISDVTSESYHDWSRYLSNMGEIFIGTEKTGTLALLSAIMAGGCGGIGREPRDCSGNTAYFLDTGFHEDFQDRHNQPYHVWGYIAQTATPGNPLINDFNTVVMSQWANLVHEVVQSAVNLDNGFGTSWQDYVLSEAGMEIGYQITYGLIASPSELGNTLRRELGPSGPGSKGRLQYLESTFGSLRGSP
- a CDS encoding RHS repeat-associated core domain-containing protein; its protein translation is MSYDEIEVSRFKKYYAAGGVRACPESGRRVAMWEPETVFFLLSDHPSASLRTGLGSTAMVADGNGAETGKLLYKPWGETRYSSGNTPTSFRYTGQREDASIGLYFYGARYEACPERSEGTPVLGRFIQADTIVPQPGNPGSLNRYSYARNNPIVFQDPSGHAPQYPGDPDPNNAPCSTEWCWKNRWYRAHGYTWDAGTNHWSTLTASIEFYDEGIAQEFFTEFEIELSGSWTLSQQTLVGQAMVDFYRKIGSAARLAQLIGGGNRFIRSGNGAGPCSVAHSACTLFSTIWFYDSLFAAEESFIKGTVVHEIAHIIDFNSVVPSHAARGAKDTWFSLSFGFPKMDTITAYGQSGRAEYWAEAVADWVYGTAYKGDESTRTRQAISALQTNLIDRWIGGR